A stretch of DNA from Temnothorax longispinosus isolate EJ_2023e chromosome 2, Tlon_JGU_v1, whole genome shotgun sequence:
ATGTATAAAATACTATTACTCACCTAGTTGAAATTGTTCCAAAACTATTTGCAAGTTAGTCAATGAAGCAGACTGCAGCTGAATGTTGTCCTCCGCGGCGGATAATTTCGCCTGTATCTGATCCCTCTGTTGAGTAATCAGAGCTATTTGTTGCTGCAACGTTTCCACTTGCTGATTAGCCCTGATGTTTGCCGATGTGAAGGCGGTCGAActacttttcactttttcttcAGCCTGTAATAATCTCGCTTCTAACTCTTGACGATTATTCTCGGCGATCAAGGCTTCCTCCGTATAACTCGATTCCATTTCGACCAAGTGCGTTCTCAGTCTCTCTAGTTCTTTAGCGGAGTTGGCTTCCTTGTTTTGAATTTCAGTAAGCTGGTTCTGCAGGAGTCTAGTGTTGGACTGTTCTTGCACCAGAGCAGCTTCTAAGGCGtcgcattttttattaagagcGACGATTTCGGCATTTTTGGAATGATCGACTCCATCGTGGCCTCTTTGTTGATTTTCTACATTCGCCTTGTAGCGCATCTCGTTCGCTGCTCGCTCGGAAATTAATTCCTGAATGCGAATCTCTTGTTCGTTTACGCGTTGAATCAACTTTTGAATCTCGTTTTGATATTGTAAGCTTTCATTGTGTTTAACAGAAACGAGTTGTTCGACCtcatttttctgattttttatcGCGGCAAGGTCGTACAAAGACTGCGCGATAATATTCTTCGCGTGAGTTATCTCAGCTTGTAAAGTGTTTATCTCTTGGTCTTTTTCTTGAATAATATGAGAAAGATCTTCAATAGTCTTTTTAGCCATCTCTGCCGACTCTTTATTATTCTCGAAAGCGGTTTGTAACTTGCTGCGCAAATCGTTAATTTCATTCATTAAGTTTTTGTTCTGTGCTTTTACGGCGTCTTTTTCTCGCCTTTCTTCATCGACAACTGATTTAAACATTTGTCGTTCGTCAGACATAGCCGtattttttgtcattaaaTCGTGCTTTTCTGCTTCTGTACCTGTGTTTTCTCCGACTAAATTATCTTCAGCAGTTAAAAGTTCTTCctctttattagttttatctttgtttGCCGACGATATCTCCgtcgtatttttttcaaatttctgtGTTTCTTTACGAAGCATTTCAACTTCTTGCTCCAAAAGCTCGCATTTTCGTGCCAAGCTCAATTCGTCTGTGAACGGCTCTTTAAGACTTGATTCATTTCCATGTCGTTCTATTTCTATCGCTtgactttgaatatctttctTATGTAATTCAAATTCCTCATTTTGCATCTTTAacgcataatatttattttccagTTCTGTGTTACGTTGCTGCGTCTTGCATAATTTTTCCTTCAGCACAGGTAATTCTTCCTTATAAATCGACACCTCCTGTTTCAAATCTTCATGCTCTTGCTGAAGCACCGACATTTCTGTGTTCAACAACTCTATCTTATCCAAAGATTCATCGTGCGTAGCAGTTAATTGCTCTGACagagatatattttctttaattaatctgTCATTATCCTGACtcaattttgttatttcaGATTGTCTCATGTCAACTTGAATATGCATCGCGTCCAATTCTTCTTCCTTGTGtgaaatatcattttccaAATCTAATTTTTCACGATTGGCTTTGTCGAGCCGTTCTCGCAAGTTTTCCAACagataaacattttcttcttgtAGGTCACGTGCTTGCAAAGCCCTATCATAtaattgcatctcaaagtgTTCATTCTTCTGTaacaaatctttattttcttctgtcAATTTATTTACAGTATCCCGCAGAGATGCAAGATCAGTTTCTAACAATTTCGTTTTGGATACCGATAGCTTTAATTCTCCTTTCATCTTTTCATGATCGAATTTCAATTGCTCGATCGATACCATATCTTCGTTTGAGCTTTTACTCTTTTCTAAAACTATTGGAAGCTCTTTGTTTTCCTCTACGTATGTATACAGTCTgctatttttatctatttgtgAGTTATCGTTGTTTGTTAAAGGCACTTCGTTACTTTGTCTAGCGAGCAAAGTTGAATTTGTTTCTCGTATCGTCCTGTTCTCAGCCGAAAGGCGTTTTACTTTTTCCCGTAGAGATTCAACGTCCATTTCTAGAGAAGCTACTCGTTCTTCGCTTGCCTCAGGAATAGATGGCAAATTCAAATCTAAACCCTGACACGATTTCATTCtcatatttttctctaataataaCGAATCAATGTGAGATTGCAGTTCCTCGCATTCCATTTGCAGACCATCTTTCATCTCTTCGGTTTCCTTCAAATCTCTAGTAAGCTCCGTTACCTTCCTTTCCAAAACGTCTAGTTTCCATTTAGCATCGACGTACTGTTTCGCGACAGCTTCAAAGATCGATTCTCCCGGTTCAACGCTACTTATGGTACAGTTCTTTAAAATAGCTTTAACTTTCTCGGTAATATCGTCTAGACCGTTCGTTTCTGATACCACGTCAACTTCCTGCGAAGAAACTGTTATTTGAACGTGTTTGTCCGATTTATCCGCATTATCCGTCTGAACAGACTGATGAATTATTTCTGTACGGGTATTTTCATCGTGTTTCAACATATCATTTCGcaattcgataatttttttctgggcCTCATTGTAATCTATGGAAAGTTGTTCGTACGCATTTTGTAGAGAGCGATGCTTCTTACTACTTTCTTCTTTGAGCGACAATAGTTTTTCTGCGCAAAAAATCGGAATTTATGTCACAGTTCTTGGCAACGATAAGATTATTAAACGAGAACTATTGATAAACTATAGAAAAGAGTCTACTGTTTACTTACCAATCGACTGCGTATGTTCCTCGTCCAATTTTTCCATAGCATCCAGAAGATCTTTATTTTCACTTTGGAGTTCCTCTATTCTCTTCTGCAACATCTCTTCTTTGTCGATCAAAAGTTCTTCAGCCGTATCGTGCGGCTTGCCCTGTTGCGAACTTGTATGTTTGAGAGCTAAAGGATTATATTCGAAATCATCAGCCTTCTCGAGTTCCTCGTTAGATTTCtccttaattttttcatgCGTCTCGTTTTCGCTTTGTAAAGCTTTCAGTGCCCCGCTGACCAAATCGAACTTCTCACGTGAATTCAATTTCGATATTACCGAACGAAAATCATTGATAAGACTGGCTTCGTCCAATTGGATATGTTTAGCGTTTCGTTCTGCTTCCCGAGTCtaagaaaaaatgcaaaaggTCGATACTAGATATCGTTAAAAAGTAATCTAATTTCAGTATGTGaacttcaataaaattttaactgtcCATTCGATTTTGTTAAAatcatctttaataaatcAGAAAGATCGCTTACTATTCAAAGAtagcgaaaaaaaatcgtaatgtgattaataaagaaacttCAAAAAGATTAAGTATAGGGAACAAGTTCTCCTACTCATAACAATATAACGAGTATTAATTCCTAAGAAATTGTTCCCACCGGATTAAAGTAGCACACGAACTCCAACGTGAAAAATCTAACTCCTGAGAAaacgtctctttttttttctttctttaattatgtaactttatattttatgtacagcTTTCTATTTTATACACGAGAGCCTTCGCCTTCTCTTCGATTTTACCGTGACTCGAGGTCAtccttatttaaaatttagaatcgTAAGAGGAAGATGATgtcaaaaatgtataattgatatatcGCTCCGTACCTTTTCTTCCATTTGTATTATACGGTTCAGCATGTCTTGTTTCGCCCGTACGACCTCAGCCTTCTGATGTCCGTCGGATATATCATCCTTGAAGGACGCGTTGTTCACCTGCATATTATTTCCACCAACTTATAACGTCGCATTATcggggaaggggggggggcGGCGGGGAGACTCTGCTGTTAACAATTATTACCTTCTGAACGTGCTTTAGCTCGCATTCTAATTCGCGTACTTTCACGGTGGCTTGTGCCAACTGCTCCTGCAACTGGCGTACATGACTCTGATTCCTGGCGTTGCGATTGTCGACGCACGACGGGTCCCAGAAGATCGTCCCTTCGGTCTCATCGGAATGACCCGCGTCCCTCTGCAACAAAAGACAGGATTACGAAGATGACGCGCGTCGAGCCGTCTTTTTCAACGAAATTCCAGAGGTCGAGACCGCGAGTTTTTCCTTCTGATTTGGAAGTCAATTTGTATCTAATCTACATCTCCAAGCTGGACGTAGATCTATCGGCAGAATTTACGTGTACAGCCAGATGCGGATGTGTCTTTCTGGGAGAGGAGGAAGGAACTTCAATAATAGAACAGGAAATCGAGACAATTAGTGATTCTCACGTGGCAGAGGTCTCTCGTTTGTGTCTTTAAAATGTGTGGCTCTTTGAAGACGGAAACACATTCGGATCGGCGTGTCCCATTTCATCGACGCAGATGCGTAACCGATACGGAAATCTTTTCGAGGTAAACGATACGCGTTGTCGAAATGCTAATGGCACGCACGGGCGTTATGCATACGGCCCTGCGACACGGGGAATAGCGTTGTGCTGCGGACGATCTTGCACGCGATAAAATGTCGATTTAATTCTCATCTGGCGCACCTCATCCAACTCGGATCGAGAAAGAaatgaggaaaaaagaaacgaagagATGAACGACGAGCGCGTTCGACGAGAGGAAAGCGCGGATGAGAGATGGCGAGCGGAAGATACGGCTTTGCGGGATTTATAGCGCGTCCGATAGCGCGTGATTAGCGATATCAGACACGAGCAATAATATATGGTGTCGCTTCTTCTATACAGTCTCTCGGTACTCCGATCCGTCAGCAATACGTGTTCCCCGCCTTCCAGCTTCTCCAACTGAACGTGCTCGGAGGAAAAATTACTCCGTTGaacagttttaaatattaaaggataacATTTGAACCAATACCTTGAgtcaaataacattttgttattttcaacTACCATATATATGTGtcgagattaattatttttgttgtttttaactatcatatatatcgatatttattattttaacacaaaataatagatattattttaactccattgttttatttaaatgaacGACATATTGAATAGGAGCAGACCTACAGGAATAGTtgaaaatgactcaaattgagaataatttatcattaggAATTTAACAGTGAAGGCACCCCAACTGTACGTTATCGTgggattattatttaacatctGTTTAACCCTTCCGTTATGTGGGagctatttcttttttcccttCGGTATCTTTCATACAAATCGATTCGTGCGTTGCATCGAAGACACGACGGTTGCGTTTCGTGGTCCaaagcggcggcggcgggggGGACTTCGAAGTGGGACGATCCTAATGAATATGAAAGGAGGTTTCGTTGGGTCAGGTCAAGGAATAATGCGTCGTTTGACTTGCATACAGTGCTCGCGACAAGAGTCTCCACCTTTCCTCCGCGGCggcctttttctttttttattcgttttaaCACCATTTCGGTATGTTAAGAGCGAACGGGACACGTCTAACGTCGCGCCGCCGCGACGACGATATATACGTCGCTCGCAAACGACATTTACGTAAAATCCAGACGATTCGCAAAAGTGGAATATACAATTACGTCAGTTTATTTGCATCGACTCGCATCGATGCGCGACGATCGCGGCTGCAAAAACCGTCTCGGACGACGCGGACgagtaagtaattattattacgacTTCCAGCTCGCTCGAGCTATTATATGAAACCGACGTAAAAATCGTCCGTACGTTTTGTGTGCAAATGAAAAGCAAAGCCATAAAGCTGAATAATTCAATAGACGGAATTTGTTATTTCAGACCGGAGTGCAGCGTTCGTCGCGGAATaaagggggagggaggagagggagTGAGAGATTTGCTCAAATCAACGTGTGCGCCCAGAAATTTTACGCGCaccgaaatatatttttttagccATCACCTTTTCGAACGTTTCTCTTTTACTTTCAACGTTGTACGCGTTGTACCCGATATCTACACGGCAAACATCGTCGCAATGccgttccgcgcgcgcggtcggCGCATCGCGTAGATAACGCAATCCTGATACTAAGCGTGGGAAAGGAAGTTACTATCAATCGCAATGTAAACGCGCGCAAGTTATCGTAATCTCGCGAATGAAAAACTAACGAGGTGTACCTGATGCATTCGGTCGTCGTGCGTTGCGGTTTTAATGGCAAAATacgagggagaaaaagaaagaggaaagggaGTAGGAGGAAACGAAAGAAACGGTAGAACGAGTCGATTGGGAGAAACGAATTTCTAATAGAGCTCGCGCTCCAACGCCGATTCGGCGTGCAGATGTTATGTTTGCTCTACATGTCCATACGGGCCGGCAATGAAATCGCTATTACATCGCTATATAACGCCACGGGACACGTGCTCTCTTCCCAACTGGGACGCGCTCGCTCGAATCGTATTATACGCTTCGAGATCTTTTTGCGCGACAAGTTGGTCGGAGGCACacgcgcgtctctctctctctctctctctctctttctctcttctttcgattcgattctctctctttctctcgtagGTTTTTCAAGCGGATCTTCGCCACGGCGGAGAACGCGTCGAGTATCGCTCGATCTTATCGCCTAATACGATTAAACGgaattagatatatatgtatgtataaccGAGATTTAACAGGCCGCTAACGCATCGCCACGTACACGCTCGCGAgcgaaaacatttttctttctcgaagTCGTTTTTCATCCTCGGAGAGGTAGCAAGGACGCGAGATCGCGACACTCGTGTGTACGAGGCATCTCTCGGGCGACTCGCGCCACTTTGCGCATTTTTCATTCCTTTTTTGCTGATAATAAGGGATATATCGCTTACAggtatttctctctttttctttctttttctctctctcgcatgCGACGTTATGAAACACACTCCGCTCGCGTGGAGAGGTTTCAGGTTAACGCGGTCTGCTCTAATAGCGTGGCAGGCATATTGTACCTGCGTCAGTAGGAACATAATAATGTCCACGATGCCAGTGACGTAACCGAGTGGCCGCGACGTTGCGCatatgcacgcacgcacgcacgcactacacgcgcgcgcgcgcacgcaatGTTCACCGTGGTTCAGGGTTCAACAAATGATACTGAATAAATAACAGCATCTCGGTTGCGTTCTCCAGGTTCGTCTGCATCTCGCGCTTGCATCGGGGGGATCGGGTGGGACGCGCGGTAAATAAAAACTCCGCACTCTCCGCCGACGTTCTCCAGTTACACGATTATA
This window harbors:
- the LOC139808725 gene encoding uncharacterized protein isoform X2, with product MLNRIIQMEEKTREAERNAKHIQLDEASLINDFRSVISKLNSREKFDLVSGALKALQSENETHEKIKEKSNEELEKADDFEYNPLALKHTSSQQGKPHDTAEELLIDKEEMLQKRIEELQSENKDLLDAMEKLDEEHTQSIEKLLSLKEESSKKHRSLQNAYEQLSIDYNEAQKKIIELRNDMLKHDENTRTEIIHQSVQTDNADKSDKHVQITVSSQEVDVVSETNGLDDITEKVKAILKNCTISSVEPGESIFEAVAKQYVDAKWKLDVLERKVTELTRDLKETEEMKDGLQMECEELQSHIDSLLLEKNMRMKSCQGLDLNLPSIPEASEERVASLEMDVESLREKVKRLSAENRTIRETNSTLLARQSNEVPLTNNDNSQIDKNSRLYTYVEENKELPIVLEKSKSSNEDMVSIEQLKFDHEKMKGELKLSVSKTKLLETDLASLRDTVNKLTEENKDLLQKNEHFEMQLYDRALQARDLQEENVYLLENLRERLDKANREKLDLENDISHKEEELDAMHIQVDMRQSEITKLSQDNDRLIKENISLSEQLTATHDESLDKIELLNTEMSVLQQEHEDLKQEVSIYKEELPVLKEKLCKTQQRNTELENKYYALKMQNEEFELHKKDIQSQAIEIERHGNESSLKEPFTDELSLARKCELLEQEVEMLRKETQKFEKNTTEISSANKDKTNKEEELLTAEDNLVGENTGTEAEKHDLMTKNTAMSDERQMFKSVVDEERREKDAVKAQNKNLMNEINDLRSKLQTAFENNKESAEMAKKTIEDLSHIIQEKDQEINTLQAEITHAKNIIAQSLYDLAAIKNQKNEVEQLVSVKHNESLQYQNEIQKLIQRVNEQEIRIQELISERAANEMRYKANVENQQRGHDGVDHSKNAEIVALNKKCDALEAALVQEQSNTRLLQNQLTEIQNKEANSAKELERLRTHLVEMESSYTEEALIAENNRQELEARLLQAEEKVKSSSTAFTSANIRANQQVETLQQQIALITQQRDQIQAKLSAAEDNIQLQSASLTNLQIVLEQFQLDKERDVMAATERLRSRLTESYEKQDKLLDDMSNLQQQLYEARECLKAASRLSEQLEKKDEQIERLNEEVARLTASLNFAEQKMKEVAEHDEGKVDKILVKNLLLGYLSSATSDKSSILRVFANVLDFTESEKDKTGLNSVTAHGSQTSKNSGVSLKDQEASLSTAFVRFLESESKPKPQLPALPIMNSPSSRPGHNKQQSSSSSSPSTQSTLLLSNVALPTFPDFIPARNTGSILKEVLKDS
- the LOC139808725 gene encoding uncharacterized protein isoform X1, whose amino-acid sequence is MAWFGDSLSSLSSLKGQITNFTKEVLSDGIVDEIDERSKALKEADERCSQLQDLLTTKDAEISLLRRQNCELQRTVIEINAKSKESRDAGHSDETEGTIFWDPSCVDNRNARNQSHVRQLQEQLAQATVKVRELECELKHVQKVNNASFKDDISDGHQKAEVVRAKQDMLNRIIQMEEKTREAERNAKHIQLDEASLINDFRSVISKLNSREKFDLVSGALKALQSENETHEKIKEKSNEELEKADDFEYNPLALKHTSSQQGKPHDTAEELLIDKEEMLQKRIEELQSENKDLLDAMEKLDEEHTQSIEKLLSLKEESSKKHRSLQNAYEQLSIDYNEAQKKIIELRNDMLKHDENTRTEIIHQSVQTDNADKSDKHVQITVSSQEVDVVSETNGLDDITEKVKAILKNCTISSVEPGESIFEAVAKQYVDAKWKLDVLERKVTELTRDLKETEEMKDGLQMECEELQSHIDSLLLEKNMRMKSCQGLDLNLPSIPEASEERVASLEMDVESLREKVKRLSAENRTIRETNSTLLARQSNEVPLTNNDNSQIDKNSRLYTYVEENKELPIVLEKSKSSNEDMVSIEQLKFDHEKMKGELKLSVSKTKLLETDLASLRDTVNKLTEENKDLLQKNEHFEMQLYDRALQARDLQEENVYLLENLRERLDKANREKLDLENDISHKEEELDAMHIQVDMRQSEITKLSQDNDRLIKENISLSEQLTATHDESLDKIELLNTEMSVLQQEHEDLKQEVSIYKEELPVLKEKLCKTQQRNTELENKYYALKMQNEEFELHKKDIQSQAIEIERHGNESSLKEPFTDELSLARKCELLEQEVEMLRKETQKFEKNTTEISSANKDKTNKEEELLTAEDNLVGENTGTEAEKHDLMTKNTAMSDERQMFKSVVDEERREKDAVKAQNKNLMNEINDLRSKLQTAFENNKESAEMAKKTIEDLSHIIQEKDQEINTLQAEITHAKNIIAQSLYDLAAIKNQKNEVEQLVSVKHNESLQYQNEIQKLIQRVNEQEIRIQELISERAANEMRYKANVENQQRGHDGVDHSKNAEIVALNKKCDALEAALVQEQSNTRLLQNQLTEIQNKEANSAKELERLRTHLVEMESSYTEEALIAENNRQELEARLLQAEEKVKSSSTAFTSANIRANQQVETLQQQIALITQQRDQIQAKLSAAEDNIQLQSASLTNLQIVLEQFQLDKERDVMAATERLRSRLTESYEKQDKLLDDMSNLQQQLYEARECLKAASRLSEQLEKKDEQIERLNEEVARLTASLNFAEQKMKEVAEHDEGKVDKILVKNLLLGYLSSATSDKSSILRVFANVLDFTESEKDKTGLNSVTAHGSQTSKNSGVSLKDQEASLSTAFVRFLESESKPKPQLPALPIMNSPSSRPGHNKQQSSSSSSPSTQSTLLLSNVALPTFPDFIPARNTGSILKEVLKDS